Proteins encoded within one genomic window of Ottowia sp. SB7-C50:
- a CDS encoding DUF494 domain-containing protein, translating to MYEVLVYVYENYGGGGDSPDRHQLGRRLSSAGFERSDIQQALQWLDGLDCAAGGIHVPQTPDAPAATWPAAPGSLRIYSPREMAHLGREGIACLMFLEEAGALSPELRELVIERALAASDEPMALGDLKIIVMMVYWRMGASPGALVLDELCDDAGRRVAH from the coding sequence ATGTACGAAGTGCTGGTGTACGTGTACGAGAACTACGGTGGCGGCGGCGACAGCCCCGACCGCCATCAGCTGGGCCGGCGCCTGTCGAGCGCGGGCTTCGAGCGCAGCGACATCCAGCAGGCGCTGCAGTGGCTGGACGGCCTGGATTGCGCGGCCGGCGGCATCCATGTGCCGCAGACACCGGACGCGCCCGCTGCGACCTGGCCAGCCGCGCCCGGCAGCCTGCGCATCTACAGCCCGCGCGAGATGGCCCATCTGGGCCGCGAAGGCATCGCCTGCCTGATGTTCCTGGAAGAAGCTGGCGCGCTGTCGCCCGAGTTGCGCGAGCTGGTGATCGAGCGCGCACTGGCCGCCTCGGACGAACCCATGGCGCTGGGCGACCTGAAGATCATCGTGATGATGGTGTACTGGCGCATGGGCGCCAGCCCCGGGGCACTGGTGCTGGACGAGTTGTGCGACGACGCCGGCCGCCGCGTGGCGCACTGA
- a CDS encoding phosphoglycerate kinase — protein sequence MNVLRFSDLCAQGKAKGQRVFIRADLNVPQDADGRITEDTRIRASVPCIQQALDAGAAVMVTSHLGRPTEGEFKPADSLAPVARRLSELLGREVPLVADWVDGVQVQPGQVVLLENCRVNKGEKKNDEALSRKMAALCDIYVNDAFGTAHRAEGTTYGIAQFAPIACAGPLLAAEIDAISKALANPKRPLVAIVAGSKVSTKLTILQSLAHNVDQLIVGGGIANTFMLAAGLPIGKSLAEPDLVQDAKAVIDAMKARGAEVPIPTDVVTAKEFKADAKAEVKAARDVQPDDMILDIGPDTAAKLAAQLKAAGTIVWNGPVGVFEMAPFENGTKTIAQAIAQSDAFSIAGGGDTLAAIAKYGIDHDIGYISTGGGAFLEVLEGKKLPAFEILEKRAAGA from the coding sequence ATGAACGTCCTGCGCTTTTCCGATCTGTGCGCCCAAGGCAAGGCCAAGGGCCAACGCGTCTTCATCCGGGCCGACCTGAACGTGCCGCAGGACGCCGACGGCCGCATCACCGAAGACACGCGCATCCGCGCCAGCGTGCCCTGCATCCAGCAGGCGCTGGACGCCGGCGCCGCCGTCATGGTGACCAGCCACCTGGGCCGCCCGACCGAGGGTGAGTTCAAGCCCGCCGATTCGCTGGCGCCCGTGGCCAGGCGCCTGTCCGAGCTGCTGGGCCGCGAGGTGCCGCTGGTGGCCGACTGGGTGGACGGTGTGCAGGTGCAGCCGGGCCAGGTCGTGCTGCTCGAGAACTGCCGCGTCAACAAAGGCGAAAAGAAGAACGATGAAGCGCTTTCGCGCAAGATGGCCGCACTTTGCGACATTTACGTGAACGATGCCTTTGGCACCGCGCACCGCGCCGAAGGCACCACCTACGGCATTGCGCAGTTTGCGCCCATTGCCTGCGCCGGCCCGCTGCTGGCGGCCGAGATCGACGCCATCTCCAAGGCGCTGGCCAACCCGAAGCGGCCGCTGGTCGCCATCGTCGCTGGCAGCAAGGTCAGCACCAAGCTGACCATCCTGCAGTCGCTGGCCCACAACGTCGACCAGCTGATCGTCGGCGGCGGCATCGCCAACACCTTCATGCTGGCGGCCGGCCTGCCCATCGGCAAGAGCCTGGCCGAGCCCGACCTGGTTCAGGATGCCAAGGCGGTGATCGACGCCATGAAGGCGCGTGGCGCCGAAGTGCCGATCCCCACCGACGTCGTGACGGCCAAGGAATTTAAGGCCGACGCCAAGGCCGAGGTCAAGGCCGCGCGCGACGTGCAGCCCGACGACATGATCCTCGACATCGGCCCCGACACCGCCGCCAAGCTGGCCGCGCAGTTGAAGGCGGCCGGCACCATCGTCTGGAACGGCCCGGTCGGCGTGTTCGAGATGGCGCCATTCGAAAACGGCACCAAGACCATCGCCCAGGCCATCGCACAGAGCGACGCCTTCAGCATCGCCGGCGGCGGCGACACGCTGGCGGCGATTGCCAAGTACGGCATCGACCACGACATCGGCTACATCTCCACCGGCGGCGGCGCCTTCCTGGAAGTGCTGGAAGGCAAGAAGCTGCCCGCGTTCGAGATCCTGGAAAAGCGCGCCGCCGGCGCCTGA
- a CDS encoding LysM peptidoglycan-binding domain-containing protein — protein sequence MKLISTVASRAPVLPLGLLVLALSNASPAYAQSAASRPVLPQQRATAQQVAAQGVPLSALAPNAPEEHTVRRGDTLWRIAGVFLQSPWRWPELWGMNLQDIRNPHLIYPGQQLYLERVGDRAYLRARRSGEGQVGQTVRVSPRNRVEVLGTGPLPTLEPHLIEPFLAEPLVVDDDTFQRAPRIVALANQSRVLVAKGDRAYVRGPADAPLLKAPGLPTDFRVFRTATALKDPVSGEILGYEGQYVGQAALVRGESEVDDIVPSAWRIGSSSTPRPTPVPATIDVVSSKEEMKAGDRLLPEPPREYRNYVPHAPDLPIDARVVSVHGNAVRFVGQNQIVVINKGLRDGVESGHVLAVMSTGPQLVDKTDKSRPVMRLPDERNGLAMVFRPFERVSYALVMQITNPVQVGDKMMNPTTLP from the coding sequence ATGAAACTAATTTCTACAGTCGCCTCGCGCGCACCGGTCTTGCCGCTCGGGCTGCTGGTGCTTGCGCTGTCGAACGCGTCGCCGGCTTATGCCCAATCGGCCGCCAGCCGCCCCGTGCTGCCGCAGCAGCGCGCCACGGCGCAGCAGGTGGCGGCCCAAGGCGTGCCGCTGTCCGCGCTGGCGCCCAACGCGCCCGAGGAACACACGGTGCGCCGCGGCGACACGCTGTGGCGCATTGCCGGTGTGTTTCTGCAGTCGCCCTGGCGCTGGCCCGAGCTGTGGGGCATGAACCTGCAGGACATCCGCAACCCGCACCTCATCTACCCCGGCCAGCAGCTGTACCTGGAACGCGTGGGCGACCGCGCCTACCTGCGCGCGCGCCGCTCGGGCGAAGGCCAGGTGGGCCAGACGGTGCGCGTGTCGCCGCGCAACCGGGTCGAGGTGCTGGGCACCGGCCCGCTGCCCACGCTGGAGCCGCACCTGATCGAGCCCTTCCTGGCCGAACCGCTGGTGGTGGACGACGACACCTTCCAGCGCGCACCACGCATCGTGGCGCTGGCCAACCAGAGCCGCGTGCTGGTGGCCAAGGGTGACCGCGCCTACGTGCGCGGGCCGGCCGATGCGCCGCTGCTGAAGGCGCCCGGCCTGCCCACCGACTTCCGCGTGTTCCGCACCGCCACCGCGCTGAAAGACCCGGTGAGCGGCGAAATCCTGGGCTACGAAGGCCAGTACGTCGGCCAGGCCGCGCTGGTGCGGGGCGAGAGCGAGGTGGACGACATCGTGCCTTCCGCCTGGCGCATCGGCTCCAGCAGCACGCCCCGGCCCACGCCGGTGCCGGCCACCATTGACGTGGTCAGCAGCAAGGAAGAGATGAAGGCGGGCGACCGCCTGCTGCCCGAACCGCCGCGCGAATACCGCAACTACGTGCCGCACGCGCCCGACCTGCCGATCGACGCGCGCGTGGTGTCGGTGCATGGCAACGCGGTGCGCTTCGTGGGCCAGAACCAGATCGTCGTCATCAACAAGGGCCTGCGCGATGGTGTGGAAAGCGGCCACGTGCTGGCAGTGATGTCGACCGGCCCGCAGCTGGTGGACAAGACCGACAAGTCGCGCCCCGTGATGCGCCTGCCCGACGAGCGCAACGGCCTGGCCATGGTGTTCCGCCCGTTCGAGCGCGTGTCGTACGCGCTGGTGATGCAGATCACCAACCCGGTGCAGGTGGGGGACAAGATGATGAACCCCACGACCTTGCCTTGA
- the def gene encoding peptide deformylase, translating to MALLPILRYPDARLHKVARPVAAFDARLRQLVADMFDTMYEAKGIGLAATQVDVHERLIVIDVSEERDQRLVLINPELTWTSDERIRGDEGCLSVPGIYDGVERAERVRVRAFDEHGQPHEIEADGLLAVCIQHEMDHLVGKVFVEYLSPLKQGRIKTKLLKSERQDKADKARELA from the coding sequence ATGGCCCTGCTACCCATTCTTCGATATCCCGACGCGCGCCTGCACAAGGTGGCGCGGCCCGTGGCCGCGTTCGACGCGCGGCTGCGCCAGCTGGTGGCCGACATGTTCGACACCATGTACGAAGCCAAGGGCATCGGCCTGGCCGCCACGCAGGTGGACGTGCACGAGCGCCTGATCGTGATCGACGTGTCGGAAGAGCGCGACCAGCGCCTGGTGCTGATCAACCCCGAACTCACCTGGACCAGCGACGAGCGCATCCGGGGCGACGAAGGCTGCCTGTCGGTGCCCGGCATCTACGACGGCGTGGAGCGCGCCGAGCGCGTGCGCGTGCGCGCGTTCGACGAACATGGCCAGCCGCACGAGATCGAGGCCGACGGCCTGCTGGCGGTCTGCATCCAGCACGAAATGGACCACCTGGTCGGCAAGGTGTTTGTCGAATACCTGTCGCCGCTCAAGCAGGGGCGCATCAAGACCAAACTGCTCAAGTCGGAGCGCCAGGACAAGGCGGACAAGGCCCGGGAGCTGGCTTGA
- a CDS encoding type II toxin-antitoxin system VapB family antitoxin yields the protein MTTRTNIVLDDELIAQAMARAGVRTKKAAVEAALRAYVRQPDYSSLLALEGSAVLAPDYDPNAVFAASDGDWAARQVAEPQTAPYSAQQRTPARPKGRG from the coding sequence ATGACCACCCGTACCAACATTGTTCTGGACGACGAATTGATCGCGCAGGCGATGGCGCGCGCGGGCGTGCGCACCAAGAAAGCCGCCGTGGAGGCCGCCCTGCGCGCCTACGTGCGCCAGCCGGACTATTCCAGCCTGCTGGCGCTGGAGGGCAGCGCTGTACTGGCCCCGGACTACGACCCGAATGCGGTGTTCGCTGCATCCGACGGCGACTGGGCTGCACGGCAGGTGGCTGAGCCCCAAACCGCGCCGTATTCGGCCCAACAGCGCACGCCGGCGCGGCCCAAGGGGCGCGGTTGA
- the pyk gene encoding pyruvate kinase, which translates to MSYRATKIVATLGPASSDPALLEEMIRAGVHVVRLNFSHGTAADHIERARLVREASERAGREVAIMADLQGPKIRVGKFAEGKVQLVPGAPFVLDAARKEPGDVNGVGLDYKELPRDVKRGDTLLLNDGLIVLTVSEVRGDAVHAVVKVGGELSNNKGINKQGGGLTAPALTGKDMEDIKTAMSFKADYVAVSFPKTATDMEMARQLCNVAGAEHGHKPQLIAKIERAEAIPRLVEILAASDGIMVARGDLAVEVGNAAVPALQKKMIQMARDADKLVITATQMMESMINAPVPTRAEVSDVANAVLDGTDAVMLSAETAAGKYPLETVREMAAICQAAEEHDPVELDADFSGATFHRIDQSIAMGALFTAYHLGAKAIVALTDSGSTALWMSRHRVRIPIYALTPKVGTQRKMALYRNVRPMLMDTAAERDAALAQAETYLKRQGVVATGDVYAITCGEPMGAPGGTNMLKICRVG; encoded by the coding sequence ATGAGCTACCGCGCCACCAAAATCGTCGCCACCCTTGGTCCTGCGTCCAGCGATCCCGCGCTGCTGGAAGAAATGATCCGCGCCGGGGTTCACGTGGTGCGCCTCAATTTCAGCCACGGCACGGCGGCCGATCACATCGAGCGGGCGCGGCTGGTGCGCGAGGCGTCGGAGCGCGCCGGGCGCGAGGTGGCCATCATGGCCGACCTGCAGGGCCCGAAGATTCGCGTCGGCAAGTTTGCCGAAGGCAAGGTGCAACTGGTGCCCGGCGCGCCCTTCGTGCTGGACGCCGCGCGCAAGGAGCCCGGCGACGTGAACGGCGTCGGCCTGGACTACAAGGAGCTGCCGCGCGACGTGAAGCGCGGCGACACGCTGCTGCTGAACGACGGCCTGATCGTGCTGACGGTGAGCGAAGTGCGCGGCGACGCCGTGCATGCCGTGGTCAAGGTGGGCGGCGAGCTGTCCAACAACAAGGGCATCAACAAGCAGGGCGGCGGGCTGACCGCGCCGGCGCTCACCGGCAAGGACATGGAGGACATCAAGACCGCCATGAGCTTCAAGGCCGACTACGTGGCGGTGAGCTTTCCCAAGACCGCCACCGACATGGAAATGGCGCGCCAGCTGTGCAACGTGGCCGGCGCCGAGCACGGCCACAAGCCGCAGCTGATCGCCAAGATCGAGCGCGCCGAGGCCATTCCGCGGCTGGTCGAGATCCTGGCGGCCAGCGACGGCATCATGGTGGCGCGGGGCGACCTGGCGGTGGAAGTGGGCAATGCGGCGGTGCCGGCGCTGCAGAAGAAGATGATCCAGATGGCGCGCGACGCCGACAAGCTGGTCATCACCGCCACGCAGATGATGGAAAGCATGATCAACGCGCCGGTGCCCACGCGCGCCGAGGTGAGCGACGTGGCCAACGCCGTGCTGGACGGCACCGACGCCGTGATGCTGAGCGCCGAGACCGCCGCCGGCAAATACCCGCTGGAGACGGTGCGCGAGATGGCGGCCATCTGCCAGGCCGCCGAGGAGCACGACCCGGTGGAGCTGGACGCCGACTTCAGCGGCGCCACCTTCCACCGCATCGACCAGTCGATCGCCATGGGCGCGCTGTTCACCGCCTACCACCTGGGCGCCAAGGCCATCGTGGCGCTGACCGATTCGGGCTCGACCGCGCTGTGGATGAGCCGCCACCGCGTGCGCATCCCCATCTACGCGCTGACGCCCAAGGTGGGCACGCAGCGCAAGATGGCGCTGTACCGCAACGTGCGCCCCATGCTGATGGACACCGCCGCCGAGCGCGACGCCGCGCTGGCGCAGGCCGAAACCTACCTGAAGCGCCAGGGCGTGGTCGCCACCGGCGACGTCTACGCCATCACCTGCGGCGAGCCGATGGGTGCGCCCGGCGGCACCAACATGCTCAAGATCTGCCGCGTCGGCTGA
- a CDS encoding AzlC family ABC transporter permease — protein MSGISVGMTVWSFMTGVAMVKSGMSVTEAVLMSLLVFAGSAQLAAIPLIAAGAPLWVILATAFCVNLRFVVFSLHLRDYFMFLPRSRRLWLGYFTGDVTYVLFTRRFPKPAETERQRRAQMAYLWGGNCCNWVFWQSFGFAGIFLGAALPQRWGLEFAGTLALLAVTCSLATTRMRALSALMAAAAAVVLFALPYRLNIVAAIVVAVAICLALEPMRRPPPPPAARKDDDAPAGAGPAVSSPAPGAAHAGGAHA, from the coding sequence ATGTCGGGCATCTCGGTCGGCATGACCGTGTGGTCGTTCATGACCGGCGTGGCCATGGTCAAGAGCGGCATGAGCGTGACCGAAGCGGTGCTGATGTCGCTGCTGGTGTTTGCCGGCAGCGCGCAGCTGGCGGCCATTCCGCTCATCGCCGCCGGCGCGCCGCTGTGGGTCATCCTGGCCACGGCGTTTTGCGTCAACCTGCGATTTGTCGTCTTCAGCCTGCATCTGCGCGATTACTTCATGTTTTTGCCGCGATCACGTCGCCTTTGGCTCGGCTACTTTACCGGCGACGTGACCTACGTGCTGTTTACCCGGCGCTTTCCCAAGCCGGCCGAGACCGAACGCCAGCGGCGCGCGCAGATGGCCTACCTGTGGGGTGGTAACTGCTGCAACTGGGTGTTCTGGCAAAGCTTCGGTTTTGCCGGCATCTTTCTCGGCGCCGCGCTGCCGCAGCGCTGGGGGCTGGAATTTGCCGGCACGCTGGCGCTGCTGGCGGTGACCTGCTCGCTGGCCACCACCCGCATGCGCGCGCTGTCGGCGCTGATGGCGGCCGCAGCGGCGGTGGTGCTGTTTGCGCTGCCGTATCGCCTGAACATCGTCGCCGCCATCGTGGTGGCGGTGGCCATCTGCCTGGCGCTCGAGCCCATGCGCCGCCCGCCGCCCCCGCCCGCGGCCCGCAAGGACGACGACGCGCCGGCCGGCGCCGGCCCCGCGGTATCGTCGCCCGCGCCCGGCGCGGCGCACGCAGGGGGCGCCCATGCGTGA
- a CDS encoding AzlD domain-containing protein yields the protein MRETDGWTLLVIVGMTVVTVLTRCFFFISEREWRLPDWAQRGLQYAPIAALAAVIAPDLLLTQGVFGNLLRDARTWGALAGAAFYFWRSRWRFALVGAIAVGMAVYLPLRILLNW from the coding sequence ATGCGTGAAACCGACGGCTGGACGCTGCTGGTCATCGTGGGCATGACGGTGGTCACGGTGCTGACGCGCTGCTTCTTCTTCATCAGCGAGCGCGAATGGCGCCTGCCCGATTGGGCGCAGCGCGGCCTGCAGTACGCGCCCATCGCCGCGCTGGCGGCCGTGATCGCGCCCGACTTGCTGCTGACCCAGGGCGTGTTCGGCAACCTGCTGCGCGACGCCCGCACTTGGGGCGCGCTGGCGGGCGCGGCGTTCTACTTCTGGCGCAGCCGCTGGCGCTTTGCGCTGGTGGGCGCCATCGCGGTCGGCATGGCGGTTTACCTGCCGCTGCGCATACTATTGAATTGGTAG
- the dprA gene encoding DNA-processing protein DprA: protein MDPVELQAWLRLTLTPGIGNDAARRLLAAFGLPQAIFDQPSTALRQLLTPAQASALAQPPDTLAAQLRATLDWLDAAQAGVARRVITLGDAAYPAPLLATEDPPCLLYAMGQVPGSAGAPHWPHRALAMVGSRNPTPQGAQNARQFARALAASGVTVVSGLALGIDGAAHEGALDGASADLLATVAVVGTGIDRVYPRQHLDLAHRIAARGVIVSEYPLGTPPLPPNFPKRNRLIAGLSQGTLVVEAALQSGSLITGRLAVEQGKEVFAIPGSIHSPQSRGCHALIRQGAKLVETAQDVLEELRWPGTVNAITIEASDGVQTAHSADTSHEDELLQALGADPVSLDALLARTGLDTATLQAGLLTLELDGRVGRLPGGLFQRLGSA, encoded by the coding sequence ATGGACCCCGTTGAACTGCAAGCCTGGCTGCGCCTGACGTTGACGCCGGGCATCGGCAACGACGCCGCACGCCGCCTGCTGGCGGCCTTTGGACTGCCGCAGGCCATCTTCGACCAGCCGTCCACCGCCCTGCGCCAGTTGCTGACGCCCGCGCAAGCCAGCGCCCTGGCGCAGCCGCCCGACACGCTGGCGGCGCAACTGCGCGCCACGCTCGACTGGCTGGACGCGGCGCAGGCCGGCGTGGCGCGGCGCGTCATCACGCTGGGCGACGCCGCGTATCCCGCGCCGCTGCTCGCCACCGAAGACCCGCCGTGCCTGCTGTATGCCATGGGCCAGGTGCCGGGCAGCGCCGGTGCGCCACATTGGCCCCACCGCGCGTTGGCCATGGTCGGCAGCCGCAACCCCACGCCGCAAGGGGCGCAAAATGCGCGCCAGTTCGCGCGCGCCCTGGCGGCGAGCGGCGTGACGGTGGTGTCGGGCCTGGCCTTGGGCATCGACGGCGCGGCGCACGAAGGCGCGCTGGACGGCGCCAGCGCCGACCTGCTCGCCACCGTCGCCGTGGTCGGCACCGGCATTGACCGCGTCTACCCGCGCCAGCACCTCGACCTGGCGCACCGCATCGCGGCGCGCGGCGTGATCGTCAGCGAATACCCGCTGGGCACGCCGCCGCTGCCACCCAACTTTCCCAAACGCAACCGCCTGATCGCCGGCTTGAGCCAGGGCACGCTGGTGGTCGAGGCCGCGTTGCAGTCCGGCTCGCTCATCACCGGGCGACTGGCGGTGGAGCAAGGCAAGGAGGTGTTCGCAATTCCCGGCTCCATCCACAGCCCGCAGTCGCGCGGCTGCCATGCGCTGATTCGCCAGGGCGCCAAGCTGGTCGAAACGGCGCAGGATGTGCTGGAAGAATTGCGCTGGCCGGGCACCGTCAACGCTATCACTATTGAAGCATCAGACGGCGTACAGACTGCGCACAGTGCCGACACAAGCCATGAAGACGAGCTGCTGCAGGCCCTGGGCGCCGACCCCGTCAGCCTGGACGCGCTGCTGGCCCGCACCGGGCTGGACACGGCGACGCTGCAGGCGGGCCTGCTGACGCTGGAACTCGACGGTCGCGTGGGCCGGCTGCCGGGCGGCCTGTTTCAGCGGCTGGGCAGCGCGTGA
- a CDS encoding phospholipase D family protein yields the protein MAGLPSFRKGRRGSPFDDVPAWRRWLRRGLIALAVLALLSALSLWSWGQFAARARGAPGTALAVQPEATALDRAVAPLLAARLDQSGAALVADNVQAFALRAQSAREAGRSLDVMSYIWRGDLTGNLLKHELLAAARRGVRVRLLIDDMNGPARDRVLLALDAHPNLEVRLFNPARNRASSVVRALEMALRFVGFNRRMHNKAWIADNRVALVGGRNIGDEYFDAAQRMNFHDADLLLLGPAVAQASAIFDRFWSSAEVIPLAALKSNAPPPTADELSAWRQALLADARASDWVRALGDPRRLADKLTGDDVVLHWSDSLRVLSDPPEKAAPLAGARDRPGWLLHDVMALLFSARRQSWLISPYFVPGDAGTLLLAGQATRGVDVRVLTNALAATDVPVVHAGYQRWRRPLLQHGVQLFELKPGGDARGRELIGSSGASLHTKAFVVDGARGFVGSFNFDPRSAQLNTEMGVVFDDAALAAELMRLFERGAAPAAAWRVALDGDALRWHGDDGAAWSDEPQTSALLRTLVWWLGWLPIESQL from the coding sequence GTGGCGGGCCTGCCGTCGTTCAGAAAGGGCCGCCGCGGCTCGCCGTTCGATGATGTGCCCGCGTGGCGGCGCTGGCTGCGCCGCGGCCTGATCGCGCTGGCGGTGCTGGCGCTGCTGTCGGCGCTGTCGCTCTGGTCGTGGGGCCAGTTTGCGGCCCGCGCGCGTGGCGCGCCGGGCACGGCGCTGGCCGTGCAGCCTGAGGCCACCGCACTCGACCGCGCGGTCGCGCCCTTGCTGGCGGCGCGGCTGGACCAGAGCGGCGCGGCGCTGGTGGCCGACAACGTGCAGGCCTTCGCGCTGCGCGCGCAGTCGGCCCGCGAAGCCGGGCGCAGCCTGGACGTGATGTCCTACATCTGGCGCGGCGACCTGACCGGCAACCTGCTCAAGCACGAACTGCTGGCCGCCGCGCGCCGCGGCGTGCGGGTGCGCCTGCTCATCGACGACATGAACGGCCCGGCGCGCGACCGCGTGCTGCTGGCGCTGGACGCGCACCCCAACCTGGAAGTGCGCCTGTTCAACCCCGCCCGCAACCGCGCCAGCAGCGTGGTGCGCGCGCTGGAGATGGCGCTGCGCTTCGTCGGCTTCAACCGCCGCATGCACAACAAGGCTTGGATCGCCGACAACCGCGTGGCGCTGGTGGGCGGCCGCAACATCGGCGACGAATATTTCGACGCCGCACAGCGCATGAACTTCCACGACGCCGACCTGCTGCTGCTCGGCCCCGCCGTGGCACAGGCCAGCGCGATCTTCGACCGCTTTTGGTCCAGCGCCGAAGTAATTCCGCTCGCCGCGCTCAAGTCCAACGCCCCGCCGCCCACGGCCGACGAGCTGTCGGCCTGGCGCCAGGCGCTGCTGGCCGACGCCCGCGCCTCCGACTGGGTGCGTGCGCTGGGCGATCCGCGCCGGCTGGCCGACAAGCTGACGGGCGACGACGTCGTCCTGCACTGGAGCGACAGCCTGCGCGTGCTGTCCGACCCGCCCGAAAAAGCCGCGCCCCTGGCCGGCGCGCGCGACCGCCCCGGCTGGCTGCTGCACGACGTGATGGCGCTGCTGTTTTCGGCCCGGCGGCAAAGCTGGCTGATCTCGCCGTACTTCGTGCCCGGCGACGCCGGCACCCTGCTGCTGGCCGGCCAGGCCACGCGCGGGGTGGACGTGCGCGTGCTCACCAACGCGCTGGCCGCCACCGACGTGCCGGTGGTGCACGCCGGCTACCAGCGCTGGCGCCGCCCGCTGCTGCAGCACGGCGTGCAGTTGTTCGAACTGAAGCCCGGCGGCGACGCGCGCGGGCGCGAGCTGATCGGCTCCAGCGGCGCCAGCCTGCACACCAAGGCCTTCGTGGTGGACGGCGCGCGCGGTTTCGTCGGCTCGTTCAATTTTGATCCGCGCTCGGCCCAGCTCAACACCGAAATGGGCGTGGTGTTCGACGACGCGGCGCTGGCGGCGGAGCTGATGCGCCTGTTCGAGCGCGGCGCCGCCCCCGCCGCGGCCTGGCGCGTGGCGCTGGACGGCGATGCCCTGCGCTGGCACGGCGACGACGGCGCAGCCTGGTCCGACGAGCCGCAGACCAGCGCCCTGCTGCGCACCCTGGTGTGGTGGCTGGGCTGGCTGCCGATTGAGTCGCAGCTGTAA
- the fba gene encoding class II fructose-bisphosphate aldolase (catalyzes the reversible aldol condensation of dihydroxyacetonephosphate and glyceraldehyde 3-phosphate in the Calvin cycle, glycolysis, and/or gluconeogenesis): protein MPLVSMRELLDHAAANNYGIPAFNVNNLEQVQAVMAAADEVGAPVILQASAGARKYAGEHFIKYLIQAASEAYPHIPMVMHQDHGTSPAICKGALDLGFGSVMMDGSLREDGKTPADFDYNVDVTKQVVAMAHKIGATVEGELGCLGSLETGEAGEEDGVGAAGKLSHDQLLTDPEEAAQFVAATQLDALAIAIGTSHGAYKFSRPPTGDVLAIGRVKEIHARIPNTHLVMHGSSSVPQDLLDIINQFGGKMKQTYGVPVKEIQEAIKHGVRKINIDTDIRMAMTGAVRKFQAENPDKFDMREWMKPAREAAKAICKQRYLEFGCEGQGAKIKGVPLSVMAERYAKGELAQVVN, encoded by the coding sequence ATGCCACTCGTTTCCATGCGCGAGCTGCTCGACCACGCAGCGGCCAACAACTACGGTATCCCCGCCTTCAACGTGAACAACCTGGAACAGGTGCAGGCCGTGATGGCCGCCGCCGACGAAGTGGGCGCACCGGTCATCCTGCAGGCCAGCGCCGGCGCGCGCAAGTACGCGGGCGAACACTTCATCAAGTACCTGATCCAGGCGGCATCTGAGGCCTATCCGCACATCCCCATGGTGATGCACCAGGACCACGGCACATCGCCCGCCATCTGCAAGGGCGCGCTCGACCTGGGTTTTGGCTCCGTCATGATGGACGGCAGCCTGCGCGAAGACGGCAAGACGCCGGCCGACTTTGACTACAACGTCGACGTGACCAAGCAGGTCGTTGCCATGGCGCACAAGATCGGCGCCACGGTGGAAGGCGAACTGGGTTGCCTGGGATCACTGGAAACCGGCGAGGCGGGTGAGGAAGACGGCGTCGGCGCCGCCGGCAAGCTGAGCCACGACCAGCTGCTGACCGACCCCGAGGAAGCCGCGCAGTTCGTTGCCGCCACGCAGCTCGATGCGCTGGCCATTGCCATCGGCACCAGCCACGGCGCCTACAAGTTCAGCCGCCCGCCCACCGGCGACGTGCTGGCGATTGGCCGCGTGAAGGAAATCCACGCCCGCATCCCCAACACGCACCTGGTGATGCACGGCAGCAGCAGCGTGCCGCAGGACTTGCTGGACATCATCAACCAGTTCGGCGGCAAGATGAAGCAGACCTACGGCGTGCCGGTGAAGGAAATCCAGGAAGCCATCAAGCACGGCGTGCGCAAGATCAACATCGACACCGACATCCGCATGGCCATGACCGGCGCGGTGCGCAAGTTCCAGGCCGAGAACCCGGACAAGTTCGACATGCGCGAATGGATGAAGCCCGCGCGCGAAGCCGCCAAGGCGATCTGCAAGCAACGCTACCTGGAGTTTGGCTGCGAAGGCCAGGGCGCCAAGATCAAGGGCGTGCCGCTGTCGGTGATGGCCGAGAGGTACGCCAAGGGCGAACTGGCGCAAGTCGTCAACTGA